A window of Dorea formicigenerans contains these coding sequences:
- a CDS encoding GntR family transcriptional regulator gives MTKYEIIKQEIKEQIKDNILKPNQVIKSENEMCQCYKVSRVTVRKAIDELCAEGILYRIKGKGCFVRELADQKRSRIYSFTEAVRNEGKLPGKKQLSLEKKEADTYLADKLQIEEGEEIFEIRSLYYADGIPYSLNTAVLPAKRFEKLDFFDFNNRSLYEVLGSFYGTYMYRVRQTLEATTADVSVSRLLERDESQPLLRIKAISYCLEDNQEIPVEYYEAYILTDIQNYYVEKFH, from the coding sequence ATGACCAAATACGAAATAATCAAGCAAGAGATAAAAGAACAGATCAAAGATAATATTTTAAAACCCAATCAGGTAATCAAATCCGAGAATGAAATGTGCCAGTGTTATAAAGTCAGTCGTGTGACGGTGAGAAAAGCAATTGATGAATTGTGTGCAGAAGGGATCTTGTACCGGATCAAGGGAAAGGGCTGCTTTGTGAGAGAACTGGCAGATCAGAAAAGATCAAGAATCTATAGTTTTACAGAGGCTGTAAGGAACGAAGGAAAGTTGCCGGGCAAGAAGCAGTTGTCTTTAGAAAAAAAAGAAGCAGATACGTATCTGGCAGATAAACTTCAGATAGAAGAAGGAGAAGAGATTTTTGAAATCCGCAGCCTTTATTATGCAGATGGTATTCCGTATAGTTTAAATACAGCAGTATTACCGGCAAAAAGATTTGAAAAGTTAGATTTTTTTGACTTCAATAACCGGTCTTTATATGAAGTGCTTGGTTCATTCTATGGGACATATATGTACAGGGTGAGACAGACACTGGAAGCTACAACAGCAGATGTGTCGGTGAGCCGGTTGCTGGAACGGGACGAAAGTCAGCCTTTATTGAGAATTAAAGCGATTTCCTATTGTCTGGAAGACAATCAGGAGATTCCGGTAGAATATTATGAGGCGTATATTTTAACAGATATACAGAATTATTATGTAGAAAAGTTTCATTGA
- the pnuC gene encoding nicotinamide riboside transporter PnuC, translating into MNKIKEFFTDWSWKEKAWLAFVLIVQTVAWAIQKESLFMLVMTLTSSLNLVLGAKGKVAGLYFAIINSALYAINCMGIPLYGEVMYNLIYSIPVSAIAIFTWKKNMTKGGEVKFRTMTPKIMLTTVAVTIIGVLGYMQILKWMGGNLPFMDSLTTVVSVVASFLYLLRFSEQWAMWAIVNALSIVMWIMVFMQGDSSALLIIIMKTINFINSTYGFLNWRKIAKETA; encoded by the coding sequence ATGAATAAAATAAAAGAATTTTTTACAGATTGGAGCTGGAAAGAAAAAGCATGGCTTGCATTTGTACTGATTGTACAGACAGTAGCCTGGGCAATTCAGAAAGAAAGTCTGTTTATGCTGGTCATGACGTTGACAAGTAGTCTGAACCTGGTACTTGGAGCAAAAGGTAAAGTTGCCGGTCTGTATTTTGCAATTATCAACAGTGCATTATATGCGATTAACTGTATGGGTATTCCGCTTTACGGTGAGGTCATGTACAACTTAATCTACTCAATTCCGGTCAGTGCTATTGCAATCTTCACATGGAAAAAGAACATGACAAAGGGTGGAGAAGTAAAATTCCGTACGATGACACCAAAGATTATGCTCACAACAGTAGCAGTGACAATTATCGGAGTACTTGGATACATGCAGATTCTGAAATGGATGGGTGGAAATCTTCCATTTATGGATTCTCTGACAACAGTCGTATCGGTTGTGGCAAGTTTCCTGTATCTGCTTCGTTTCTCAGAGCAGTGGGCAATGTGGGCAATTGTAAATGCACTTTCAATTGTGATGTGGATCATGGTATTTATGCAGGGAGATTCCTCTGCACTGCTGATTATCATTATGAAGACAATCAACTTCATCAACTCCACATACGGTTTCCTGAACTGGAGAAAAATTGCAAAAGAAACTGCATAA
- a CDS encoding PfkB family carbohydrate kinase — MRTLVVGAAIVDLMMKVERLPKSGEDIPCKETKTVVGGCAYNVANTLRNLKCEHDLCVPVGSGSFADIIRRGMKEKGYEPMIEEPGEDNGYCLSLVEADGERTFITVQGAECHFKKEWFEQIDMDNYENIYIAGYQVCGKSGEIISQWLKTVENVEEKHIFFAPGPMITAIESETMENLFALKPILHINEAEAKGYTQQENVEEAVRALYEKSGNLVFVTLGAEGTLFYDGKEMRRVASVKTNVVDTVGAGDSHIGAIIAGMSKGMKVEDAVLLANRTAAAIVGTSGPVMDLEEFQKISEEWENE, encoded by the coding sequence ATGCGGACGCTAGTAGTCGGAGCTGCGATTGTTGATCTGATGATGAAGGTTGAACGTCTCCCAAAGAGTGGGGAGGATATTCCCTGCAAGGAGACGAAAACGGTAGTTGGCGGCTGTGCGTACAATGTTGCCAACACATTGAGAAATCTGAAATGTGAACATGATTTGTGTGTGCCGGTGGGAAGTGGTTCATTTGCAGATATTATCCGTAGAGGCATGAAGGAAAAAGGATATGAGCCGATGATTGAAGAACCGGGAGAGGATAACGGTTATTGCCTGAGTCTTGTAGAGGCTGATGGAGAAAGAACATTTATCACAGTGCAGGGAGCGGAATGCCACTTCAAAAAGGAATGGTTTGAGCAAATCGACATGGACAACTATGAGAATATCTACATCGCAGGCTATCAGGTTTGTGGAAAAAGTGGTGAAATCATTTCACAATGGTTGAAAACAGTGGAAAATGTGGAAGAAAAGCATATCTTTTTCGCACCGGGACCGATGATTACGGCAATCGAATCTGAAACAATGGAAAACCTTTTTGCATTAAAGCCAATCTTACATATTAATGAAGCAGAAGCAAAGGGTTATACACAGCAGGAAAATGTAGAAGAAGCAGTGAGAGCCCTTTATGAGAAGAGTGGCAATCTCGTATTTGTTACGCTTGGGGCAGAAGGAACCTTGTTCTATGATGGAAAAGAAATGAGAAGGGTCGCATCTGTTAAGACCAATGTTGTGGACACTGTAGGAGCCGGAGACAGTCATATCGGGGCGATTATTGCAGGAATGTCAAAGGGAATGAAAGTAGAAGATGCCGTATTACTTGCAAATCGTACGGCAGCGGCAATTGTAGGAACGTCCGGACCGGTTATGGACCTGGAGGAATTTCAGAAGATTTCGGAGGAATGGGAAAATGAATAA
- a CDS encoding ADP-ribosylglycohydrolase family protein, giving the protein MELRDKIAGALYGMALGDAMGMPAELWGRERARKFFGGKITEFIDGPKENDVAFNYNKAQFTDDTGQAMVLLDSLKATDYRPDASDIAKRMLEWAEKENAFENNILGPTSKVALANFRDGVDASAITNKALSNGSSMRIAPIGCLFTPDQRKELIDYVYGVSKTTHTSDVTIAGAAMIAEGVASAIVNDDFEQVLSDILSVEEAGYEKGCETFSPRLAERVKIGVQIAKEYADDEDAFSKKIYDVIGAGVGIIESVPAAVSIAYYTQDPNKCCLMCANLGGDTDTIGAMATAICGAFVGYSKINPEYTELLRVQNPETDFEEYINILEKGRELLGCGR; this is encoded by the coding sequence ATGGAACTAAGAGATAAAATTGCCGGAGCATTATACGGAATGGCACTTGGTGATGCGATGGGAATGCCGGCAGAATTGTGGGGCCGAGAAAGAGCAAGAAAATTCTTTGGCGGAAAGATTACAGAATTTATTGACGGACCCAAAGAGAATGATGTTGCATTTAATTATAATAAAGCTCAGTTCACGGATGATACTGGACAGGCAATGGTTCTTTTGGATTCATTGAAGGCGACAGATTATAGACCGGACGCATCAGACATAGCAAAGCGTATGCTGGAATGGGCTGAAAAAGAGAATGCATTTGAAAATAATATTTTAGGACCGACCTCTAAGGTTGCACTGGCGAATTTCCGAGATGGAGTAGATGCAAGTGCGATAACGAACAAAGCTTTATCCAATGGAAGTTCTATGAGAATTGCACCAATCGGCTGCCTCTTTACACCAGATCAGAGAAAAGAACTGATAGATTATGTGTACGGAGTTTCCAAGACAACACATACAAGTGATGTTACAATCGCCGGAGCAGCTATGATTGCAGAAGGTGTTGCATCTGCAATTGTCAATGATGATTTCGAGCAGGTGTTAAGTGATATTCTTTCTGTAGAAGAAGCCGGATACGAAAAAGGTTGTGAGACATTCAGCCCGAGACTTGCAGAGAGAGTAAAGATTGGTGTTCAGATTGCAAAAGAATATGCAGACGATGAAGATGCATTTTCTAAGAAAATCTATGATGTAATTGGAGCAGGAGTTGGAATTATTGAATCTGTTCCGGCAGCGGTTTCCATTGCATATTACACACAGGATCCAAATAAATGTTGTCTGATGTGTGCAAATCTTGGCGGTGACACAGATACAATCGGAGCGATGGCAACAGCTATATGTGGGGCATTTGTTGGTTATTCAAAGATTAATCCAGAGTACACAGAACTTTTAAGAGTTCAAAACCCGGAGACAGATTTTGAGGAGTATATCAATATTCTTGAAAAAGGAAGGGAGCTGTTGGGATGCGGACGCTAG
- a CDS encoding carbon starvation CstA family protein, which translates to MSGILMMIIAIVVLGGAYLLYGRYLQNKWGIDPNAKTPAYELEDGVDYVPADTNVVFGHQFASIAGAGPINGPIQAAIFGWLPVLLWILIGGVFFGAVQDFASMYASVKNKGRTIGYIIEEYIGKLGKKLFLLFCWLFCILVVAAFADVVAGTFNGFATSESGAVTKVVANGAVATTSMLFIIEAVALGFFLKYSKFNKWVNTAVAVILLVVAIALGLNFPIYVSLGTWHLIIFAYILIASVTPVWALLQPRDYLNSYLLIFMILGAVIGVFVANPACNLEAFTAFSIPDANGNPQYMFPILFVTIACGAVSGFHSLVSSGTASKQIKNEKNMLPVSFGAMLMESMLAVLALIAVASFGKGEAAAQGLTTQPQIFAGAIANFLSAIGLPHSLVFTLINLAVSAFALTSLDSVARVGRLSFQEFWIDSDVEDENMSPFLKVVTNKYFATIITLVLAYFLTKVGYAEIWPLFGSANQLLSVLALVACAVFLKKTKRQGFMLWGPMVFMMAVTFTALGMTIVKLTKAFMTTGLDFGNTLQLIFAVLLLILGVLVAIQGIKKLLEKSEDKKVTA; encoded by the coding sequence ATGAGTGGAATACTTATGATGATAATTGCCATCGTAGTGCTCGGAGGAGCTTATCTTCTGTATGGCCGTTATCTCCAAAACAAATGGGGCATTGACCCGAATGCAAAAACTCCGGCGTATGAATTAGAAGACGGAGTGGATTATGTACCGGCTGATACTAACGTAGTATTTGGTCATCAGTTTGCATCAATCGCAGGAGCAGGTCCGATCAACGGACCAATTCAGGCAGCAATCTTCGGATGGCTTCCGGTTCTCTTATGGATTTTAATTGGTGGTGTATTCTTCGGAGCAGTTCAGGATTTCGCATCTATGTATGCATCTGTAAAGAACAAAGGCCGTACAATTGGTTACATCATTGAAGAGTACATTGGAAAATTAGGTAAGAAATTATTCCTGTTATTCTGCTGGCTGTTCTGTATTCTGGTTGTCGCAGCATTTGCTGATGTCGTAGCCGGAACATTTAATGGATTCGCAACAAGTGAATCAGGAGCAGTTACAAAAGTAGTGGCAAATGGAGCTGTTGCAACAACCTCTATGTTATTCATCATAGAAGCAGTGGCACTTGGATTTTTCTTGAAATATTCAAAATTTAATAAATGGGTAAATACAGCAGTAGCAGTTATATTACTGGTAGTTGCAATTGCACTTGGACTTAACTTCCCAATCTATGTAAGCCTTGGTACATGGCATCTTATTATTTTTGCTTATATTTTAATTGCCAGTGTAACACCTGTATGGGCATTACTTCAGCCTCGTGATTATCTGAACAGTTATCTGTTGATTTTTATGATCCTTGGTGCTGTTATTGGTGTATTTGTTGCAAATCCGGCATGTAATCTTGAAGCATTTACAGCATTCTCGATACCGGATGCAAATGGAAATCCGCAGTATATGTTCCCAATCTTGTTTGTAACAATCGCTTGTGGTGCAGTTTCAGGATTCCATTCACTGGTATCATCAGGTACTGCTTCCAAGCAGATTAAAAATGAGAAAAACATGCTTCCGGTTTCATTCGGTGCCATGTTAATGGAAAGTATGCTTGCAGTTCTGGCATTGATTGCCGTTGCATCATTTGGAAAAGGTGAGGCAGCAGCACAGGGACTGACCACTCAGCCACAGATTTTTGCAGGAGCAATTGCGAACTTCCTGTCAGCCATCGGTCTGCCACATTCACTTGTATTTACACTGATTAACCTTGCAGTATCTGCATTTGCACTGACATCTCTGGATTCAGTAGCCAGAGTCGGACGTCTGTCATTCCAGGAGTTCTGGATTGATTCAGATGTGGAAGATGAGAATATGAGTCCTTTCTTAAAGGTAGTAACGAACAAGTATTTTGCAACAATCATTACACTGGTACTTGCTTATTTCCTGACAAAAGTCGGATATGCAGAGATCTGGCCACTGTTTGGTTCTGCAAACCAGCTGTTATCTGTACTGGCACTTGTAGCCTGCGCAGTATTCTTAAAGAAGACAAAACGTCAGGGATTCATGCTCTGGGGACCAATGGTATTTATGATGGCAGTTACATTTACGGCACTTGGAATGACAATTGTAAAACTTACAAAGGCATTCATGACAACAGGATTGGATTTTGGAAATACATTGCAGCTTATCTTTGCAGTACTTCTGTTAATCCTTGGAGTGCTTGTAGCAATTCAGGGAATTAAGAAACTCCTTGAGAAGTCGGAAGATAAAAAAGTGACAGCCTAG
- a CDS encoding flavodoxin family protein — protein MKLAVIYHSETENTKQAAEWIADGMNEVSGVEARAFSIEKVDEDFVKEAKGIVVGSPSYMAQMTPQIHNWLFEKAGELEFPGKMGGAFATEQYTHGGGTQVIQSILTIEMVKGMLCYSGGMACGKPVIHLGPVGVNNNMEKFNGMGNYKEYFNIYGKRFAQKAVEIFNKI, from the coding sequence ATGAAGCTTGCAGTTATTTACCACTCAGAAACTGAAAATACAAAACAGGCAGCAGAATGGATTGCCGATGGAATGAATGAAGTCTCAGGAGTAGAAGCCAGAGCATTTTCTATTGAAAAAGTGGATGAAGATTTTGTAAAGGAAGCAAAAGGAATCGTAGTCGGCTCTCCGTCATATATGGCACAGATGACACCGCAGATTCATAATTGGTTGTTTGAAAAAGCAGGAGAGTTAGAGTTTCCGGGAAAAATGGGTGGCGCATTTGCAACAGAGCAGTACACACATGGTGGCGGAACTCAGGTCATTCAGTCTATTTTGACAATTGAGATGGTAAAGGGAATGCTGTGCTATTCAGGCGGTATGGCTTGTGGAAAGCCAGTGATTCATCTTGGACCGGTCGGAGTAAATAATAATATGGAAAAGTTCAATGGAATGGGAAATTATAAAGAGTATTTTAATATTTATGGGAAGCGCTTTGCACAAAAGGCAGTAGAGATATTTAATAAAATATAA